A genomic stretch from Candidatus Acidiferrales bacterium includes:
- a CDS encoding TonB-dependent receptor, with amino-acid sequence MRFNSTKYIPLLVSLVLSLQLTIEAYSQEPDRGASTGGAIHGTVKSGGKPIAGATIRLLELDRSAFSDVNGRFTFPGVPNGTYNVFVHVIGYASASNKVSVAGADVTTSFALHESAIEAAEVVVSASPYARPADKEYQSAQSKSMVELHDSPGSSFAEKISDLPGIEVRYNGSAPARPMIRGLSDNEVLILENGLRTGDVSTYDPAHSVPIEPLSISRIEVVRGPACIMYGPNTIGGLIDAITNTIPTASSSPVSGRVSLSGNSASDEYTGYLNTIYSSGGHALGISAGGLHSQDIRIPAGNYFDGVNSLHLDRMPQSFDHSQEEGAGYSYQGDFGMVGVGYKHYEMSYGIPGTPPNPDWIDDPPTTSLIDQTKNSVEARSLFVVDGPAIQQIRVTANYVDYNHSEFPTQQDSTGVSNPEANHFHKQAVNAMVQLQHPQFGPFRGTIGLWTNVENLTIEGEQPLGPNSITTGLAGYIFEEYLAGDEMRLQAGLRYDYNRIHAVPYSASLDSVFQTIDVTRHSGAVTASIGAIRDFPSGMTASLSIARSFRAPTVQELFADGADAASNTYSIGDANLVSETSVGIDASLKGRFTNVSFELTPYVDLISNYIYTYLRGDTIQDLPVRQFAATNSRLMGFEITAAVQPMDFMALQCQADYVNAEDTRNNVPLPFTPPLRGLFKMIYQDNTYSATLEWRLAASQKRLGVGDTYTAGYGVVNIGAGLRLTQEGLIHNISLHCDNLLNQVYRDNLSVIKDFIPQPGRGFQLNYDLEFGN; translated from the coding sequence ATGAGATTCAACAGCACGAAGTACATCCCTTTATTGGTTTCATTGGTGCTGAGCCTTCAGCTCACCATCGAGGCATATTCACAGGAACCAGATCGTGGAGCATCGACCGGCGGTGCCATCCATGGTACGGTAAAATCGGGAGGCAAACCCATCGCAGGTGCGACAATCCGGCTTCTCGAACTCGATCGCTCCGCTTTCTCCGATGTCAATGGACGTTTCACGTTTCCCGGCGTACCGAATGGGACATATAATGTTTTCGTGCACGTGATCGGATATGCTTCGGCAAGCAATAAAGTCTCAGTAGCCGGCGCAGATGTCACGACGTCCTTCGCTCTGCATGAATCTGCAATTGAAGCCGCGGAAGTAGTAGTCTCCGCCTCGCCTTATGCACGTCCTGCCGATAAAGAGTATCAATCCGCTCAGTCGAAGTCCATGGTCGAATTGCATGACAGCCCCGGCTCGAGTTTTGCTGAGAAGATTTCGGATCTTCCAGGCATTGAGGTCCGTTATAACGGCTCCGCGCCTGCCAGGCCGATGATTCGCGGGCTTTCCGACAACGAGGTTTTGATTCTGGAGAATGGACTCCGCACGGGCGACGTTTCCACCTACGACCCGGCCCATTCGGTGCCTATTGAGCCGCTGAGCATTTCCCGGATCGAAGTTGTGCGGGGACCTGCCTGTATCATGTACGGACCGAATACTATCGGCGGTCTGATCGATGCAATCACGAACACAATTCCGACAGCATCTTCGAGTCCGGTTTCGGGCCGCGTATCGTTGTCAGGCAACAGTGCGAGCGACGAATATACGGGTTATCTCAACACTATTTACAGCAGCGGCGGGCATGCGCTCGGCATTTCTGCAGGAGGTCTTCATTCTCAGGATATCCGCATTCCTGCCGGAAATTATTTCGACGGAGTGAATAGTCTGCACCTCGACCGAATGCCGCAATCGTTCGATCATTCGCAGGAAGAAGGCGCGGGCTATTCATACCAGGGCGATTTCGGAATGGTCGGGGTCGGATATAAGCATTACGAGATGAGCTACGGTATTCCCGGCACGCCGCCGAATCCGGACTGGATCGACGATCCGCCTACTACATCTCTCATCGACCAGACCAAAAACTCCGTCGAGGCGCGAAGCCTTTTTGTGGTGGACGGCCCGGCAATCCAGCAGATAAGAGTGACCGCAAACTATGTCGATTACAACCATTCGGAATTCCCCACACAGCAGGACTCGACGGGAGTATCAAATCCGGAGGCAAACCACTTCCACAAGCAGGCTGTCAATGCCATGGTACAGCTCCAGCACCCGCAGTTCGGCCCATTCCGTGGTACGATCGGGCTCTGGACTAACGTCGAGAATCTGACTATCGAAGGCGAACAGCCGCTGGGTCCTAATTCCATCACGACGGGACTTGCAGGATATATTTTCGAAGAGTATTTGGCTGGCGACGAGATGCGCCTGCAGGCCGGACTGCGCTATGACTATAACCGCATTCATGCCGTTCCATATTCCGCTTCGCTCGATTCGGTTTTCCAGACGATCGACGTCACGCGCCATTCCGGCGCCGTGACTGCATCTATCGGTGCGATCCGGGATTTCCCATCTGGGATGACCGCATCTTTGAGCATCGCCCGTTCTTTCAGAGCTCCGACGGTTCAGGAGCTTTTCGCCGATGGAGCGGATGCCGCCAGCAACACGTACTCGATCGGCGACGCGAACCTCGTGTCGGAGACGTCCGTCGGCATCGACGCATCTCTGAAAGGGAGATTCACGAACGTCTCTTTCGAGCTTACTCCCTACGTAGATTTGATAAGCAACTATATCTATACTTACCTGAGGGGAGACACGATACAGGATCTTCCCGTCCGTCAATTTGCCGCGACGAATTCCCGCTTGATGGGCTTCGAGATAACTGCCGCAGTTCAACCGATGGATTTCATGGCTTTACAGTGCCAGGCCGATTACGTTAATGCGGAAGACACGCGAAACAACGTACCGCTTCCCTTTACCCCGCCACTCCGCGGATTGTTTAAGATGATCTACCAGGACAACACGTATTCTGCGACGTTGGAATGGCGTTTGGCCGCAAGTCAGAAGCGGCTTGGTGTCGGCGACACGTATACCGCAGGATACGGGGTGGTAAATATAGGTGCGGGGTTACGACTCACACAGGAAGGGCTGATACATAATATCAGTCTCCATTGCGATAATTTGCTAAACCAGGTCTATCGTGACAACCTCTCCGTCATCAAGGACTTCATACCGCAGCCTGGACGGGGCTTTCAGTTGAATTATGATCTGGAGTTTGGGAATTAA
- a CDS encoding acetate uptake transporter, with protein METARYEVKDSSGNPAALGLLAFGMTTVLLNVHNAGLIEMSSMILAMGIFYGGIAQIIAGAMEWKKGNTFGLVAFSSYGLFWLTLVALIVMPKSGWTGATSGAGMVYYLIMWGIFTLLMFFGTIRLSRALQVVFATLTILFFLLAIAEGTENESVGRIAGYEGILCGASAIYTGIAIVLNEVYGRPVLPLGIVSK; from the coding sequence ATGGAAACTGCACGCTACGAGGTCAAAGACTCATCAGGCAATCCGGCCGCGCTCGGACTTCTCGCCTTCGGAATGACAACCGTACTCTTGAACGTACACAACGCCGGGCTCATCGAAATGAGCTCCATGATACTTGCGATGGGAATATTCTACGGCGGGATCGCACAGATAATTGCCGGTGCCATGGAATGGAAGAAAGGCAACACCTTCGGACTCGTCGCCTTTTCATCTTACGGATTGTTCTGGCTTACGCTTGTCGCACTTATCGTCATGCCGAAGTCAGGATGGACCGGCGCGACATCCGGAGCAGGTATGGTGTACTACCTCATAATGTGGGGGATATTCACACTCCTCATGTTCTTCGGCACGATAAGATTATCCAGGGCACTTCAGGTTGTGTTCGCCACGCTGACGATTTTGTTTTTCCTCCTGGCAATAGCAGAAGGAACGGAGAACGAGTCCGTGGGCAGGATTGCCGGATACGAAGGAATTCTTTGCGGAGCGTCTGCGATCTACACAGGGATTGCAATAGTATTGAACGAAGTTTATGGAAGGCCGGTGCTTCCTCTCGGTATCGTGTCGAAATGA
- a CDS encoding GIY-YIG nuclease family protein: MKRLFLVYIMTNKNNTTLYTGMTSSLANRIRQHKEKNIPGFTKRYNLTKLVYYELCDSAYGAISREKQIKAGSRKKKEELINSVNPEWNDLSEGLY; encoded by the coding sequence ATGAAAAGATTATTTCTCGTCTATATTATGACCAACAAAAACAACACCACCCTCTATACTGGAATGACGAGCAGTCTCGCCAATAGAATAAGACAGCACAAAGAGAAAAACATCCCGGGGTTCACGAAGAGGTATAACCTCACGAAGCTCGTCTATTATGAACTCTGTGATAGCGCGTATGGAGCGATAAGTCGAGAGAAGCAGATCAAAGCGGGGTCGAGGAAGAAGAAGGAAGAGTTGATTAATAGCGTAAATCCCGAGTGGAATGATTTGAGCGAGGGACTTTATTGA
- a CDS encoding family 78 glycoside hydrolase catalytic domain yields MKSLLSTVHRTLLESFRLFVFCGVLFLSPFNSREAAKDTHHSNEVQIANLNCEYISNPAAIDVRIPRLSWEFKTDLRNVRQLAYRIIVSSSPEILAASKGDLWDSKKVNSSSTSGIVYAGRPLTSRVRCYWKVQAWTNKGRTEWSESAHWAMGLMDSSDWTAKWIGLDKLFPGENSDSAHSRLAARYFRKGFTIGDSVKRAAIYISGLGLYELFINGRKVGDQVMAPAPSDYSKRVYYNKFDVTSILMKGANSIGVTLGNGRFFSMRPIGRGTPVVTDYGFPKMLLQLEIEMADGSKQIVVSDESWKVTANGPIRSNNEYDGEDYDARLEMPGWNNIGFNDSAWSNAELVKRSCSVIEAQPNPNIAIMDTVHPVSIGEPRTGVYIVDMGQNMVGWVQTTEKGAAGTRMKLRFAERLNDSKDSLYTANLRGAEQTDNYIFKGEGEETWEPDFVYHGFRYIEITGLNHKPALNSIVGKVVYDKMQTIGSFETSNPLLNKIYKAAYWGIRGNYRGMPTDCPQRDERMGWLGDRATNSYGESFIFDNNLLYSKWLTDIVDAQKPDGSLPNAAPPYWIVYTDNMTWPCAIILIADHLYRQFGNEAVISNHYAAMRKWLLYMRDKYMKDYLLPKDTYGDWCMPPERMELIHSKDTTRITPGAFIGSAYFYYCLNLMKQNALLLKKSDDAAEYASLAEKVRNAINKTYLNSEDFYYANNTVTANVLALYFGIAPAEIGEKVFDNIVKKTMDDFNGHISTGMIGGQWLMRTLTDYGRTDLAYKIATNTTYPSWGYMLENGATTIWELWNGNTADPAMNSGNHVMLLGDLVIWFYQDLAGIESSPGKPGYEQLIMDPREIDSLSYVKASYHTVHGLVKSEWKKEGDKFYWNVSIPANTSAIVHVPAKSSGDVMEGKVNAGRSYGVKFLGMENNRAVYKVESGDYEFTSHR; encoded by the coding sequence ATGAAATCACTCTTGTCCACTGTCCACAGGACCCTGCTGGAATCCTTCAGACTTTTTGTCTTCTGCGGAGTTTTATTTTTGTCACCCTTTAATTCCCGGGAGGCAGCGAAAGACACGCATCATTCTAATGAGGTCCAAATCGCGAATTTGAATTGCGAGTACATATCTAACCCGGCAGCGATTGACGTGAGGATCCCGCGACTGAGTTGGGAATTCAAAACCGACCTGCGAAATGTCCGTCAGCTTGCTTACAGGATCATAGTCTCTTCATCTCCTGAAATCCTCGCCGCGAGCAAAGGCGATCTATGGGATTCAAAGAAAGTGAATTCGAGCAGCACTTCAGGTATAGTTTATGCCGGGAGACCGCTGACCAGTCGGGTGAGATGTTACTGGAAAGTGCAAGCATGGACAAATAAGGGGAGAACCGAATGGAGCGAATCCGCACACTGGGCGATGGGGCTGATGGACAGCTCGGACTGGACTGCAAAGTGGATCGGGCTCGATAAATTGTTTCCTGGAGAAAATTCCGATTCCGCACACTCAAGACTTGCAGCACGATATTTTCGGAAAGGATTCACTATCGGCGACAGTGTGAAGAGAGCCGCTATCTATATCAGCGGTTTAGGGTTGTACGAGTTATTCATCAATGGTAGGAAAGTCGGAGACCAGGTGATGGCGCCGGCTCCTTCGGATTATTCCAAGAGAGTTTACTACAATAAATTTGATGTCACGAGTATTCTCATGAAAGGGGCGAATTCAATAGGAGTAACGCTCGGCAACGGGCGATTTTTCAGCATGAGACCTATTGGCAGAGGAACGCCTGTGGTCACGGATTACGGTTTTCCGAAGATGCTGCTTCAACTTGAGATCGAGATGGCGGACGGTTCCAAACAAATCGTTGTCAGCGACGAATCATGGAAAGTGACTGCGAACGGGCCTATCCGTTCGAACAACGAGTACGACGGTGAAGACTACGATGCGAGATTGGAGATGCCGGGATGGAACAACATAGGGTTCAACGACTCCGCCTGGTCGAATGCCGAATTGGTAAAGCGGTCATGCAGCGTTATTGAAGCTCAACCGAATCCGAACATCGCAATCATGGATACCGTTCACCCTGTTTCGATTGGTGAACCCAGAACCGGCGTATACATCGTGGATATGGGACAGAACATGGTCGGTTGGGTACAGACGACCGAGAAAGGAGCCGCGGGGACTCGCATGAAGCTGCGCTTCGCCGAGCGCCTGAATGATTCCAAAGATTCTCTCTATACTGCAAACCTTCGCGGGGCTGAGCAGACGGACAATTACATTTTCAAGGGAGAGGGTGAAGAGACATGGGAGCCTGATTTCGTGTACCATGGATTCCGCTACATCGAGATCACCGGTTTGAATCATAAACCCGCCCTCAATTCAATTGTGGGGAAAGTTGTTTACGACAAGATGCAAACCATCGGGAGCTTCGAGACTTCAAATCCGCTGCTGAACAAGATCTACAAGGCAGCTTATTGGGGGATTCGCGGCAACTACAGGGGAATGCCTACGGATTGCCCGCAGCGCGACGAGAGAATGGGATGGCTTGGCGACCGCGCTACGAATTCCTACGGCGAGAGTTTCATCTTCGATAACAACTTGCTTTATTCGAAGTGGCTGACCGATATCGTCGATGCGCAGAAGCCTGATGGAAGCCTTCCGAATGCTGCGCCGCCATACTGGATAGTCTACACAGACAACATGACATGGCCATGCGCGATCATATTGATAGCCGACCATCTTTACAGGCAATTCGGGAACGAGGCAGTTATCTCGAATCATTACGCTGCGATGAGAAAATGGCTTCTGTATATGCGCGATAAATACATGAAGGATTATCTTCTTCCGAAGGACACATACGGCGATTGGTGCATGCCGCCGGAGCGAATGGAGCTTATCCATTCGAAAGACACGACACGAATTACTCCCGGGGCATTCATCGGCTCCGCGTACTTCTATTATTGTCTCAATCTTATGAAGCAAAACGCTCTTCTCCTCAAAAAGAGTGATGATGCCGCTGAATATGCGTCGTTGGCGGAGAAGGTAAGGAATGCAATAAACAAAACTTACTTGAACAGTGAAGATTTCTACTATGCGAACAACACTGTCACCGCCAATGTGCTGGCGCTTTATTTCGGGATCGCGCCGGCGGAGATCGGAGAAAAAGTATTCGACAACATAGTGAAGAAAACGATGGACGATTTCAACGGCCATATCAGCACCGGTATGATCGGCGGACAGTGGCTTATGCGGACGCTCACCGACTACGGCAGAACGGACCTTGCGTACAAGATAGCCACGAACACGACATACCCAAGCTGGGGATACATGTTGGAGAATGGAGCCACGACAATCTGGGAGCTGTGGAACGGAAATACGGCCGATCCTGCCATGAATTCGGGAAACCATGTCATGCTCCTCGGCGATCTCGTGATCTGGTTCTACCAGGACCTGGCGGGAATAGAGTCGAGCCCGGGGAAGCCGGGATATGAGCAGTTAATTATGGATCCAAGAGAGATCGACAGCCTTAGCTATGTTAAGGCATCGTACCACACTGTCCATGGCCTCGTTAAAAGCGAGTGGAAGAAAGAAGGCGACAAGTTTTACTGGAACGTATCCATTCCGGCCAACACTTCTGCTATAGTCCATGTCCCGGCGAAATCGTCCGGCGACGTTATGGAAGGAAAGGTGAATGCCGGTCGATCATACGGTGTGAAGTTTCTTGGGATGGAGAACAACAGAGCTGTCTACAAAGTGGAGTCGGGAGATTACGAGTTCACGTCACATCGTTGA